A genomic stretch from Bos javanicus breed banteng chromosome 3, ARS-OSU_banteng_1.0, whole genome shotgun sequence includes:
- the ACP6 gene encoding lysophosphatidic acid phosphatase type 6 → MISRVFKLRMWAPVGVLTSLTYCLHQRRVALAEPGGADQQNPVDRSLLELKMVQVVFRHGARSPLKPLPQEDQQVEWKSQLLEVPPQTQLEYTVTNLAGGPKPHSPFDSQYHETTLKGGMFAGQLTKVGMEQMFALGERLRKNYVEDIPFLSPTFNPLEVFIRSTNIYRNLESTRCLLAGLFQRQKEGPIVIHTDEASSEVLYPNYQYCWNLQKRTRGRRQAASLQPGISEDLKKVKEGMGIASSDEVDFLVLLDNMAAEQVHSLPSCPTLKRFAWMIEQRAVDTALYILQWEDREGLQMAVGPFLHILESNLLKVVDPATPPSKTRKLYLYAAHDVTLMPLLMTLGIFDHKWPPFAVDLTMELYQHRESKEWFVQLYYRGKEQVPKGCPDGLCPLDKFLNTISVYTLSPEKYHMLCSEAQMMGLGNGE, encoded by the exons ATGATCTCCCGGGTCTTCAAGCTGCGCATGTGGGCCCCCGTGGGCGTCCTGACCTCGCTAACCTACTGCCTCCACCAGCGGCGGGTGGCCCTGGCCGAGCCTGGGGGTGCGGACCAGCAGAATCCTGTCGACCGAAGCCTGTTGGAGTTGAAAATGGTGCAAGTCGTGTTTCGACACGGGGCGCGGAGCCCTCTCAAGCCGCTCCCTCAGGAGGACCAG CAGGTAGAGTGGAAGTCCCAGCTATTAGAGGTcccaccccaaactcagcttGAATACACAGTCACCAATCTCGCTGGTGGCCCGAAACCACACTCTCCTTTCGACTCTCAGTATCATGAGACCACGCTGAAG GGGGGCATGTTTGCTGGACAGCTGACCAAGGTGGGCATGGAGCAGATGTTTGCCCTCGGGGAGAGGCTGAGGAAGAACTATGTGGAAGACATCCCCTTTCTCTCGCCAACCTTCAACCCACTGGAGGTCTT caTCCGTTCCACTAACATCTATCGGAACCTGGAGTCTACCCGCTGTTTGCTGGCTGGACTTTTCCAGCGTCAAAAAGAAG GACCCATCGTCATCCACACTGACGAAGCAAGCTCAGAAGTCTTGTACCCCAACTACCAATACTGCTGGAACCTGCAGAAAAGAACCAG aGGCCGGAGGCAGGCTGCTTCTTTGCAGCCAGGAATCTCAGAGGAtttgaagaaagtgaaggaaGGGATGGGCATTGCCAGTAGTGATGAAGTGGACTTCCTCGTCCTGCTGGACAACATGGCTGCTGAGCAG GTGCACAGCCTCCCGAGCTGCCCCACGCTGAAGAGGTTTGCATGGATGATTGAGCAGAGAGCTGTGGACACAGCCTTGTACATCCTGCAGTGGGAAGACAG GGAGGGCCTTCAGATGGCAGTTGGCCCATTCCTGCACATCCTGGAGAGCAACCTGCTGAAAGTCGTGGACCCTGCCACTCCTCCCAGCAAGACCAG GAAGCTGTACCTCTATGCAGCTCACGATGTGACTCTCATGCCTCTCTTAATGACCCTGGGAATTTTTGACCACAAATGGCCCCCATTTGCTGTGGACCTGACCATGGAACTCTACCAGCACCGGGAGTCTAAGGAGTGGTTTGTGCAGCTCTATTACCGAGGGAAG GAGCAAGTGCCAAAAGGTTGCCCTGACGGGCTCTGTCCACTGGACAAGTTCTTGAACACCATATCAGTTTATACCTTAAGCCCAGAAAAATACCACATGCTCTGCTCTGAAGCACAGATGATGGGACTTGGAAATGGAGAGTGA